In Diadema setosum chromosome 2, eeDiaSeto1, whole genome shotgun sequence, the DNA window TGATACAGTGTGTGTTCATTTCTTACAAACTAAAAATAATATCatagttttgtttcattttttgaatCACTTCAGCCTGTGCGCATTGTAgtattcatctttcttttgtttctctctttctttttgtcacagacacatgtacatgcacttTTATAgcatcttttgtttgtttatgtttgttttacCCTTGGCAAGCTGCATTGTATTCAAGGCGACATCTGAGATGATAATCTTGCCAAGTGTTTGAAAGTATCTTGCTTATTGCTGATACATTCACATTATATTTCAGCATGTCTTTGATTTTGCAACACTACAGTAGGTCTTTTCAAAGACGGAAATGTATCATTgtatgtttattatcattatagcCATATATGCAAGTATCTAATCAACCTATTCACAGCCTTCTGTTCTTCATTTTCCTGTATGATTTCAGACAAGTAGAATCattcatcatcttttcttttagTGCATTTTACTTGACTAACATTGTTTTTCCACTTTCAAAACTGTAATCATCAATGGAATACATCTTTTAGCTTTTTGAATACCTACATTTGTAAAACCAAATTTGCCTTAAAGCTGGACTTTTGTGTATCTATTTCATATAGTCACCtgtaatatatttgtaattCATCACACTGGATTCTCCTACCTGAGAAAAAGCAATACAAAAACCCTGTAATCAAGAATATGAGATGTGTTTGATATAACATGACATTACACCATGCCATTGTTGCATACTGTATTGGTATTTATagtaaaaagaacaaaaatacatgattggtaaatgataaaaagggttgacattttgtgtgttttggcgTCTTGTTCTCACAAAATACAGTTATGTAATGATATACACCTGTACCATTTGTTTCTTGCTACTGGGCTTTGATTATCAAAATAGTAAGAATTCAAAAGAAGTTTAAATCAAGTGGAATGGTTTGTTAATGTGTGTGCATGGTTGTGTGTATAAAGGGAAAAGGAGAGCAGGGAGTGATCCGAATGAGATGTGTTGATTTACCAGTCTGCTTTGGAAACATGCTGGAATGGTATGCCTTGTGGAAAGCACAGGTGGTTTGATAGAAAAGTATGTTCATGAACACAATCAGAATTCTCACTGGGAATTACACATGATACACataattctttgttttgtttttgtttgtgtttttttttttttggggggggggtccaacaTGCTCACAAAGAATGTGTCTCGTCACAGCACATATTCAGTGTGTTGACTGgcagtcaaaaaaaaataaatttattaCTGACCATAATTACATATTATTTGTTGTAAAATCCATTCATCTTTCTTCAGTTTTCAACATTCTTTGCAATTCATCATAACTATTGCACATGCAATCATCATTTCTCCTGGATAATTTCAAGATCATTTGTGAACAGAAAATGTTCCATTAaaacaacaattaaaaaaaaatacaaaaatacaccaAAAATCCAGACAAATCTGTTAGTATATGAAAAAAGGAAATTGAAATAGATGTGGCTTGTAAATTTACTTTTGTTCACTAGCCTGACATATCTAGAAACATGGTGATTTGACATTGGTCTTCACCTCCGATTAGATACCTTTCATCTTTCCATATCTGCTAGGTAGAAGTGGATTAACAAATTCATGCTCGTACACTATAGCTCCCAAGGAATATTGCTTTAATTTTGACCGTCCACTTACACAATCAGCCTAAATGTCCTTGAAACTATCTGTGAATGGCTTGAATTCTATGTACCCTTGGTATtggggtgtttgtttgttttttatcctaTGAAATCTGACCATAAGTATAAAACTTGTCAAGAACTCAAAACTTCACATATTTGCATGACACTTTATAACATATCCTCCATGAACAATGAGGCATATacactttaacccgttgaggacagactgattttgctacaacactcatttcccatagacacctgcccgagtatactttggactcatcctcaacgggttaatatatCTCATGACATAATGCCATTTTGTCAATCGTTTGACAAATCAATGTGCATTCtataatcatatctttttgtccccgccgaacgagttcgagcaggggactatgaaacgggctccgtacgtgtgtgtgtccgtgtgtctgtccgtccgtccgtgtgtccgtgcgtccgtgtgcaatcaaaatgttcaatttgctacttctctgtcatttatgagccaattttgattctgtttgctttatatgacagcactacatgggagctttgaaacttctacacagaatttcagttgtgacctttgaccttgacctttgacctatattgtacattttgcttcaaaatgctactccttcgccatttctaacccgatttcaattccgtttgctttatgtgatggcactaggtgagggcttcaaaacttctacacagaattttgacctttgacttctttgacctttgaccttgatttttgacctacattgtacattgggtacaaaatgctactcgttcgccatttctaacccgatttcgattccgtttgctttatgtgatggcactaggtgagggcttcaaaacttctacacataattttgacctttgacttctttgacctttgaccttgatttttgacctatattgtacattttgctacaaaatgctactccttcgccatttctaacccgatttcgattccgtttgctttatgtgatggcactaggtgagggcttcaaaacttctacacagaattttgacctttgacttctttgacctttgaccttgatttttgacctatattgtacattggctacaaaatgctactccttttccatttctaacccgatttcgattccgttttctttatgtgatggcactaggtgagggcttcaaaacttctacacagaattttgacctttgacttctttgacctttgaccttgattttttaccgatattgtacattttgctactaaatgctacttccggcgagGACATATTtaacgcaccgcgtaatttctacttttccttgttcatttttcaatccaattgaaaaaaaaaatgttcagtggCAAGATTGGTAGTTCAGAATACAGAGATCACAATGTCAAAACACTGTTGACTATAAAAGAAGTCACTATGGACACAAGTACAGAAAAACATAAATAGTTTACATAAGAAATCCTCACATATTTGTGCTGGTATTTGTGCAAAACAACTTGAGAGAGATTTGCTACCCATGTCTgccatgttgtttgtttgtttgtctgtctgtctgtctgtctgtttgtttgttacatGGCCCTAAGGAATACTTGCAATCACTGTATTTTGGAATAAAGTCTGGTAAAATTTGCTGATGCACTAGCAATCAACAGTCAAACAAAATGGTGGCCAAAAGAGCGGAAGCAGTCATAAACTTTCATAATTTCCCAGAGATCACTGCGGATACCCTGTACTTTATTGAagtgcatgtataatttcaaaTCTGCCCTGAACTTCAAAAGTGCAATTGTACTTGATATAATTATCTCTGAATCATAATACTCTGACATACCATGAGGTAGTACTATTAATCTGTGTTTATCTATGGCAGTCATAgaagtctttctttctttctttctttctttctttttttttttttgtagtactTCAACCTAAAAGATGATTTACGCTACTCTGTGGGAGTGgtagattttctttctttttaatggtGATGTGCCTTCAGAAACTTGCTGTGATGCTAACTCCACTACAATAATTACTACCATGCAAACTTGCAGTAATCCTACACCCTGGTTGGCTGTTGCTACAGTAGAATTTATCATTGTATTGAAAATGTTGTTTTACATGCTCTTAAATGTGTATGATGCAGTGCATGAAAGTCATATGGGAAAGGGGACAAGatacaaaaaagaataacaGGGAAAGTCTACATTTTAATCCAGCCATTAATGGACCATAGTGTTTGCATTTTTCCAACCATCTCAGATGACAATGCATTACCACCCCCTCAAACTAATAGAATTTCCCATCACATAAAGGGAAATAAAACCCAAATATTATGTatagattgagtgaatgtagaaatatcagtagaacacatcagtgaaatttgagaaCAAACAGTcgatccattcaaaagttatgatttttaaaaagtttCATTGCAGCCAtctctggatgagaagactacaacagtttgtgatgtcactgcaTGACAATgacataaagagaattccacaaaactgaatattttacaaaaagtacacattctctcCTGCtaatactgacatatgttgaTAGAAATAAAATTCCCTGTTTTCTGCAAAGATACTAAGTAAAGTGCATATAAAAAGGTATCAATTCCtggaaacaataacaatatAAAGACAAGGGATATTCCCTCTAAAACACACTGCAGCAAAATGGAAGACATACCATAATCTTTTAATCAAACATTTCATGTCATTAACATGGTAACACCATGCATTCAATAGAGTAAGTCATCAATATACCACAGTCACTACATTCAGCAGAaggtttcattgcaaataagaaaaaaacatgcaaataccACACAGGTGCATTTAAAATGCATAGACAGTAAGAAATCACTTTCAGGAGGTAGTAAAAAATGTGACTGCACTTCATATGGGTTCGATGCCAGCCAGTTCCCTAAGCttctcaaagacaatgaaaGACACGGTGGTGTGGGGGCCGAGGCGTAGCCAGTTTGAGAAGAATCCCTTGTAGAGTCCGTAGAGGCCCTCGGCACGCAACGTTTTCAGTAGACAGTCTAGTGATCCACGGTACAAGCATTCATGTTTGAGAGTGCCATGGGTGGACTGCACAACTGAAAAAAGGAATATCAAATATGTAAAGTTGAAAACTCACTTTACTACggttttcattcacttttctattgccataataatgattattaaacctcacatgcacacactttcCAACACACATGCCAAACAGAACAAATTGTTTATTTGTCAGATTTAATCATCTTCCAGCAAGTAATCCTGCAGTAAAAGTTTTGCCATCCAACCTTCTTGGATATTTAACACCATTTTAAAAGAAGCCGTTGACATCAACATCTACATCATGTATTTAAAATGTTGCAGCACTCCATGGCATTGCTACATACAGAGTATATCTATGTGTTATGATACTGAATgtaactgtacaatgtatatgtttccttttgattttgtttttgatatgaaatattcgTTAATAAAATTTTAAACAAAGATAATGCAAACACAATATGTCGTATGATTTCCAGAGAGTAATATTTTGTGGACAAAACCTTGTGATAGATAGGGCATTTGATGATTTCCAAGATATATCACTCACAAATACAAATAGGTATATCATAAATAATAGATACAAAATAAAACTGTTTGTTTGAAACAGATATCAGATACAGGCAAGGACAGCCCCTACTTTCTTCCCATTTTATCACCATACCATGACTAATAGAATAGTTGGGTTGCTGTGTATTTCCCATATAATCCACATTAACTCAGTCTGAGCTGGGTAAGCCATAAGATTACCTCTGATTTTCTGATTCATGACTCTCGTCTTGATGACGTCGACCGGTGAGGTGGTAAACGCCGTCATAAATCCTGACGCCATAGAGGAGACAAGGTGGAGCTTCATACCTTCCGCCATCCAGCCGTGGTTGAGAATGGTATGCTTAGTGTGGTCATAGGTTGGGATCTATTCAGGAATTATTGAGGAAAGATTCACAAATCCAAAAATCAACATAAAATATGCATCATAAATTCCACTCCACCATTCACAGAGCACAGTATGTGTGCACAAAAATTCTGTCACTTATCACAAGAATCACATAAACCAGCCCAAAATACTTATTGTTTGTGCATAGATGCATTACCAAAATATAAGCCAGAATGTTTTGGTTCAGTTTGGTGTgtttaccccctcccccccccccccccccacacacacacttaaaaaaaagtatacacaGCATATTTAACAGTGTTTCTAATTTTGTGAATGTTGTGTATCAACTAAAAATCTGCAAAATTAACAACTTGCACAAATATTGTCAGCTGTAACACAAATGCCCTGTATACTGTATCCAAGGTAATGATACTTCTTTCTCATCCTATATGTCATAGTAGTGAAAccagcatgtacagtgtatcttttCACCCATATGCATACCAGGAAGTTTACCCTCACTCTTGTACAACAACAATGGGGAAGGGATGATCTTAAAAACAAGACACATTGTATTTACATCATCGCTGTAAATTAATTTCTGATAAGCAATATTGATATCTGTCTATGAGAGATATTACTGTGTTTACGAAATTAGTCATCATGTCTGATTTATGAaactttattaagaaaataaacataataagccataaaagaaagaaaaaaagacatattcaaCATTCAACCACAAATTCCAATCATGTGAGAGGaaacaaaaatcacacacaTTACCTGAGCTGCTGTTAGAATCATGGCCCTCTGAACAGTTGGAACAGTCCCCCTGTAGAGTCCCAAAACACCCTCCGTCTTGGCAATTTGAGAGAATGCATGTAAGAACCCGCGGTAGCGTGGGGCCTGACCTGGAGCTAGAACACCTTCCCCTTGAATTCTGATGCGAATTATGTCCGTTGGAGTTGTAATCCAACTACTGAGTCCACCTAGACAGTAAAGGAGTGATGAAATCCCCACAGAAcagttcatttttattttcatcattcaaaCAACTTCTTAGAAAAACAGAAAGTCATCTATGACTAAAAATAAATTGGTTTAATGCATTAATCATAGATCAATGACAATTGTAACTATGTAGACTTAGTTtacaaaatttatgaaaattgttggaaaattacaattttgtcaAATGTCTGCATAAAAAGTGATTTCAGTACTCCttcaattcaaagttttcttcttcattagAATTTTTGACCATCATTTAGATGACTTTCTCACAATAAACAATTCTCACTATATATTGGAAGTGATTgtattggtttaaaattcaatATTCTTATTCTGATTTCATATTATCATCCCGGCTTTTGCACAGATAACTTGAACTACATGGtcctatcaactttgttatcaTATATTATGCAACTTGAacaatttattttgaaacatatAGAATGCATTTCCTGTTTCTGTACAGTTTGATGGTAAAAGAACCATCTGGAGTCATATTTCAGAAACAACATTGATTATTTCACTGTGCATGCAATATTTCATATGTTCTTGTCTTCAAACATATCTGTGAGGGAAGTAATACACACATGGGAAacctagtacatgtatttcatgtcTCATACACAGATCACATTGATGTATGCCTGTCTCAGAGGGCGCTATCACCTGAAGTTGCTCCTGCAGCCAGTTTAAGGTGCAGAGGAGTCCTGGCTGGATCAGTGGCACCATAAAGCCTCTTCAGGGGTTCATAGCCACCCACACGCAAGGCGCTGTAGATTCCATCTCGTATCAAGGAGGGCGTCAACCTAGGGATGATGAAATAGTATTGTGATCATAATGACTGACATAGGGAGTGCAGTGCAGCAGTCCTTAGCAATAGGGGACTTCAAGAGGGAAGATAAAAGAGGAATATTGCAGGAAATGTTCATCAAATAGTCCACAAACTGGTATATTGAGATTCTTAGATTCTTGATTGAGATTTCCTGAGGGGCACAAACTTCAAGCTGCATATAAAGGTCAAACCCTACATAAATCTTGATGAGCATTCAGATTTCAAATATTCAACACATCCATATTTCTGACAATATCATAGAAAAGCAATCCAACAAACTTGAATGAAGTTGCACCCAACAACTCTGCCATCATTGGGGTACAAGCAAACATAACACAGgggtttgttttgctttgttttatttttcgttTGGTTTACAACTAACCCCTATAAACCCTTTGGCATACATACATGAAAGATATCACGGCAATACATGTTGGACACCTGTACAtttccaattcattttcataatccttatttATATTTGAATATTTACAGGACATTGGATCCATGCTTGCGGTTAACTTATtgaattacaattattattcagAATTCAGTCATTTTCTTGGCAGTTtcctttcacttttttcacaaaaCATACATTGACTTTCCTCATAAGTCAAAAGTAACAATTAGAATGTACcttaaaagttacaattattaTTCAGAAGTCATTAGCTCCTTACTAATTTCCTTTTGATTTTTCACAAAGCACATGACACTATAGTGTTCTTCCTCAAccaaaagcaagaaaatgtaTCTTACAGTACAAGTAATTCTAATGATCAGATATCCCGTATGGAGAAAGCTTCCAAATCCTGCATGGGGTTTAAtatcaggggtggatccaggaattctgtaagggggggggggggcacaactaatatcatcttttctttttatgtcttttgctttcaacaaaaaataaagggagccccccccccccccccccccttccccggATCCACCACTGAATATCATGTGTATGTGAGTAGAGACAATTCAACCATAATAATCACTTAGTTCCACTATAAGTGTACCTGTTACCTTGACCAAAAAGTCCTGGACAAAGGGAGATAATGGATGTCCATAGATAATGAAGAGGACACCACACATGTGATAAGGTGATAAAGAATCTGGCTATACAAGACAATGTATTTCATCCCCAGTGCTCAGTCTATGAGGGACTTACAAGATCAAGCTATCAGTCCTGTTGGTTGCTTGCTTTTTAGCACTCAATCTATTGCTTCCTCAGCCACCTCCTAAACAAGGGGAAAAGCAAAAACTACACTAGACTCAATTGTGTATAGAAGGTTGTCATGTTATTACCTTCCCTCACCCTTTATAAAGTCCTCTGACTCCCTCATCTTTGGCAATGGTGACCAGTCCATGGAGGAGACCCTTGTAGTACCGCTGTCTGAGTGCTGATAAGGCCTTCTTGCTCTCCAGTTCACCTTCCAGCTGTATGCGAACTTTGGTGACCTCCACTGGATTGGTCACTACACAAGGCAAATATAAAGAGATGTACAAGTGGGTATATTAAGAAAATAATAGAGAGAGATATAGCTCTAGACACGAATGAAAAGGTGACCAagcaatgacttttttttttattgtgggTACAATATAACTACATTCCATGGGAAATATCTGAATAGATAGGATCACACCATCACTCTTTAAACTCTAACTccaatgattttgatattcatatCATGATGTTTTTGTTCCAAGAGAGCATTTACCATGATTGTTGTACATCACAATTTAACAACAGTTATCTTTTATCTTTTATCACAATAAAACAATATAGTCATCATTTTATTCTCAACCATGgcattttactatttttttttcatttttaaattcaTAGTCATTCTCATATAACCTTAAAAACATCATTGATTTTATGGGATCTACAACCagtaagcttttttttttatgccaaaTCATTTTCTTATTCCCTAATGGTAAAGCCAAAAATTTCTACATCAAAGACTTGTTTTGCATTGTGTTTATGCTCAGTTAACAACAGTATGCAGTTGTGTTTATTCACCATCTTGATGTTATCTTCTttgggaaaatatgaaaataaattgcacggcataaaaatgtgaaatcaggTTCAAAGAGAAAAGCATCCACTCTTCATGACTGATGAGGACAGCCATAATAACCAGCCACTAAAACCAGATAATGTACACAGGAAGGCTAGACCTTTCCTGGTAGTTTCCCATGAACCTAACCAACAACAACTGATAAGATAATAAATAACACTATATACCACCAGTAGGTGTTCTGTGGTGTaattcctgttttttttttattaaacaaaTGACTGCACACTTGAATAAACTACATATAGAGTACACACAAACTGATAGGGTTGGTTTGTCTCTAGAGCTAGTTTTCTATATCAAATGATAAGTGTATCACAATAgttaatacatatatacacagcTTCCATTTTAGTCTTAGCACTCCTATAGacccttttttttcaatcaaatgtttactttttagaagtaaaatgaataaatattatGACAAGTTTTGTTCTGGATTGGTACCAAGActttacattttcatgtaaAATCAAAACAGTGAAAAATATCACCTGTGATCCCTCACATCTATCCCACTGAAGTTGATTTCTATCCTTCTGGTTTATGTCTGTTttataattacaataattagTGTACTTCTGACCATACACGAGTAATGAAAGTATAAGAGGTTTCtaggacgaacactgcactagagCTTTCTGCTATCTCATTCAGTAAGAGTGCCAGTCGCTAGCATTCCAGACGTCTCAGGTTTGAATTCTGATTGttgtccattttctttgctcaatgtTAATttattactatatatatatatttatatatatatatatatatatagtatgcatatataattttttaaaataatatatgcaaagaaactgaccagaaataaataaataataagatatgaagagtttcattgcaaaataagCTAAGtgccattttcacacatttgAAAGTTGAAGTTCATCATCAGATAATTTTCTAAATcattttttagcagctttaatcacaaatatctcaacttaacaagaatggggttaaattttgcaatatatatatatatatatatatatatatatattcatatattagtTTAAATAAAAGaatctatttatttttatcaacATGAGAAAATTCGATTGAAGCtgcaaaaaatatacaaaacaatgaatacaCGTGATAATTTCAATACTGCAAAAAAGGAATACTTTTGTAATAAGTGCAGTGCcactgaaaagattttttttctacttgataaagaccttagtaaaaaaaaatgaaacaaaatattgtgtttATCTGCTTTTATATTCAAACTCATATACACTATATCATGCCATTACCACACCTAGACAAACTAGAGGTTCACAAAATATCCAGTGATTTGACCATGGCCTCAACTTTGTCCTCTCAGCATATCACAACAAAGTTGTAAAACCTGTTAATCAGTAACCCGTTTGTGTAGCATGGCCTGTAGCcccctccgcccccccccccccacacacacacatttgtttaaaaaagacAGATAGAATGAAgggggacacacacacacacacacacacacacacacaatcatgttGACTCCACTATAATGAGGGTATATGACAGTATTAAAAAAGGCAAGTATCTATGAAAACAGACACTTAAAAGATTTTAGATGTGCAGGTTtgcccttccccctcccccccccccaaaaaaaaaaatcatatatatatatatacatacatatatattatatacaataatatatatatatatatatatatacaataagatatatatatatatatatatatatatatatatatatattatataatgatatatatgtatatatatatatatatatatatatatatatatatatatatatatatgcatgtgtatatatttcatacatttgACATATCTTTATACAACTCTTTTTTatatatcatgtggacttttccATAGGGCACTCAAGTAAAAATGATGACTCTAGCAATGGTTCCAACCCATAGAGATCTAATGGCCCCATTTAAATCCCTCTACTCTGGAGCCTGGTTCTGGCAAAGGGAGAAAACagcaaaagttgataatgacattaATAAGAATGGCGTGTGGCAGATAACACCCATGCAACTTCCACTCAGCTCGTTAGTGTGAAAAAATCACCtaaaaaccatgatttcatgaaaGGGATTAAGGAATTTGAAGTGACGTTAATAAGCattatgagagaaaaagcacCGCCGTAAAATCACTCTGagctataggcctactgaactGCACTGAAACATAATCCCATACACAGTGTTCTATTCGCTATATGATATTTAATATTGTGCCTTACCAAATGATGCGCACATATTCGCAACCCCTGCTGCCGAATATCGCAGCGCCGACTGGCCGCGGCCGGAGTCGGGCATGGTTGCTATGTTGTAATGGGACGTGTCCTGATCGCCGATGATCCCGCCGTGTTTTGACGGTGGTGATCAGCTATACTGTGTATTATGAGCTAGCCGTCAAGCAGTAGAAGATGGGTATGAATACATCACATGATGATGCAAAAAGCACCTGCGAATTAATGTATTAAAGGTCTAAATCTTGCTACCATCTCGCACACTGTGCGAGGCAACGTACTGAACAGTCTCCGAACGGCGCGTTCACTACAGCATAGATCTCAGAGCAGACTGCTTATACACAGCTGTAAAGTCATTTTATTTGTCACAACCTGCACTACTGACCTCGGGCGCAACTGACTGATAGGCAAATCACGTCGGCGATAGAACACAAAGCGTGATGTCATGTGGTGCTCAATCATGTTTACCTCCCGAACAGCTCCCTTCAAACCGAGCGCCGACGTATCGCGACCCGGTCACCGATCGTAACTCGTGTTCAGcactgtaaaacaaaaatagtgaTTGTATTCTGTCAAAATCAAAGTATGCAAATAATACAGCCGTGAATGTCTAGCTTGTTCAGACAGTAGGAAAGATAAGAAAGATTAAAATGTCACAAATATACTTGCTACCAGCTAGGCTGCACAGATCATTTCTGtatccagtggcgtatctagggggggcaaggggggcacgtgccccgggcgccactccttgggggcgcaaaaaaaaaaacgaagaagaaaaaacacgaaaaaaaaaacgaagaagaagaagaaaaaaagaaaagaagaagaaaaaagaaagaaaagaagaagaagaaggaaaaaaaaaagaaagagggggggagggagaatggtgggggggggacagaaaaccaaatcaaacaaggtaaaaactaaacatgatgatgacgcggacaaaatgacaatgtttattgtgttcacacaaaaattccatgttctgtga includes these proteins:
- the LOC140239480 gene encoding mitochondrial substrate carrier family protein ucpB-like; the protein is MPDSGRGQSALRYSAAGVANMCASFVTNPVEVTKVRIQLEGELESKKALSALRQRYYKGLLHGLVTIAKDEGVRGLYKGLTPSLIRDGIYSALRVGGYEPLKRLYGATDPARTPLHLKLAAGATSGGLSSWITTPTDIIRIRIQGEGVLAPGQAPRYRGFLHAFSQIAKTEGVLGLYRGTVPTVQRAMILTAAQIPTYDHTKHTILNHGWMAEGMKLHLVSSMASGFMTAFTTSPVDVIKTRVMNQKIRVVQSTHGTLKHECLYRGSLDCLLKTLRAEGLYGLYKGFFSNWLRLGPHTTVSFIVFEKLRELAGIEPI